The Candida albicans SC5314 chromosome 5, complete sequence genome includes a region encoding these proteins:
- a CDS encoding uncharacterized protein (Protein similar to S. cerevisiae Ybr075wp; transposon mutation affects filamentous growth; clade-associated gene expression) — protein MSNAIDFGVVDDSEEPAVYTTFLPRPISALARVNLVLHEHPVVKYKTITRVRGGDEPLMSGEEERYGTEDERDTEKPLVEHNYDWSLQYLPGLQFGVVSIRRN, from the coding sequence ATGTCGAATGCGATAGATTTTGGAGTTGTTGACGATTCGGAGGAGCCTGCGGTGTACACCACTTTTTTGCCACGCCCAATATCTGCCCTAGCCAGGGTTAATTTGGTGCTACATGAGCACCCCGTTGTCAAGTATAAGACCATCACTAGGGTCAGAGGTGGTGATGAGCCGTTGATGAGTGGGGAAGAAGAGAGGTACGGCACAGAGGATGAACGGGATACTGAGAAACCTTTGGTGGAACATAACTATGATTGGTCGTTGCAGTATTTGCCTGGTTTACAATTTGGGGTGGTTAGTATTAGAAGGAATTAA